A stretch of DNA from Cannabis sativa cultivar Pink pepper isolate KNU-18-1 chromosome X, ASM2916894v1, whole genome shotgun sequence:
ATCAGTCAACTTATACTGAAAAGATTTTGAGACGGTTTTATATGGATAAATCACACCCATTGAGTAGCCCAATGGTAGTTAGGTCACTTGATGTAGAAAAAGATCCTTCTCGACCTAGAGAAGAACATGAAGAGCTCCTTGGTCCAGAAGTACCATATCTTAGTGCAATAGGAGCATTGATGTATCTTGCTAATTGTACAAGACCTGATATAGCTTTCTCTGTCAATTTATTAGCAAGATTTAGTTCTGCTCCAACATATAGACATTGGAAAGGGATTAAGCACATACTCCGCTATCTCCAGGGTACTATTGATAAAGGATTATTATATTCTAATAATTGTGGGTCACAACTTATTGGCTACGCAGATGcaggatatttatctgatccacaTAAAGCCAGATCTCAAACTGGCTATTTGTTCACTTGCGGTGACACTGCTATATCCTGGCGATCAACAAAGCAAACTCTGGTGGCTACTTCCTCAAATCATGCTGAGATACTTGCAATTCACGAGGCAAGTCGAGAATGTGTTTGGTTAAGATCAATGACACAACATATTCGAGGAACATGTGGATTAACATCTAATAAAGAAGTACCAAcaattctctatgaagataatgctgcttgcatcgctcaacttaaaggagggtacattaaaggagacagaactaaacatatttcaccaaaattcttctttacacacaatcttcaagaaaatggtgatatcgatgttcaacaaattcgatcaagcgataatcttgcagacttattcacgaagtcattaccaacatcaacttttgagaagatggttcacaagattggaatgcgtcgattaaaggatctccacgaatgccaaaatgagggggagtaatttcatactgcactcttttttccttgaccgagttttgtcccactgggttttctcggcaaggtttttaatgaggcagttattatggacatccaagggggagtgttataaatagtattaattatgtggatgtccaaatcttttatttattaccattaatgtaatcaacattccctttttcttagtttccctttctcttagtttcttaatatttgactcttgtatgtgtataaataggagatcacctattggAAGAAAACACTCAaaaaattctcatctcttctctattttctttctctaaattataatattacataatactaatatttcataataaaaatgatgtaaaaagaaatatagatcaaaatataaaaaaggagAATTTTTTGAGATGTTTTGAGACATGAATTTAAGTGTTGGGATTGAAGAATTCTCTTCCATGATTATGTTCAGgacaaaaaaatatgaaatcaaAAGTTTTAGGAATAGAAATTAAAAGCTTAAGGACTGCGGagattcaaaattttatacaaaccaaaaataaaacccGAAGTGTGTAggaatggaatcaaataaaactAAGGTTAAGTTTAGTTTGTgaggaataaaaatataagaatacaaataggagtgaataaaattaaaatgcatacaaaaaataataaaagattaaaaaaaattcatcatAATCTTCCCTTACATTTTCAAATAGAATAGTTATTTcatcaaaatagtaaaaatttcATTCCCTtggaataatattttaaaatacaattaaCTAAACAAAGGCATGAAATGAAAATtaagtgcatgtttggcatcataactaaaaaactgttttttgtttttaaaaacagaaaattgtttttaaaaacaatttgactTGTTTGGCTTTGTTTTTTagaaacagttttcagaaaataaagttacaaaaaacaagaattttaaaaacaacaaaatgttattttctgttttaaaaatcaattcacttttggtcaatattgtttttaaaaatcactaaccaaacgtgacttgtgttttaaaaattttaaaaactattttttgttctcatttctaaaaacaatttgttaaaacaaaaaatagaaaacaataccaaacatgctctaattcactaatttttatttaattctatttcattacctccaatcAAATCTAACCTAAATTTTTAGAGCAATAAAACAAAACTTAATATGTAATAGAGTTCTTTATTGCTAAGAATGGAGGATGAAGATTCTAATCAATAGAGAAAGGATATGGCCAAGTAATAAAGAGAGCATAGGGTATGaccaagtaataaagtgatgaagataaagAATAGTAGAAATGAACAAAGACAGCTTAGAGTACCACCAAGTAATtttcatttagaaaaaaaaaaaaatcacaaatattTGTTGCAATTTGAGAATTGTTGTCCAAGAATTTTATGTTGGAGATTTATgtgttaaataaaatttattttaatataatcttatttactaattaataaaagaacaGAAATTAATTTATGTTGCTTGGTTCATATATTACATTCTGTTAGAATTTATGCCCTAAAAGTAAGTAATTAATAGATAATATATTATAGAATATATGAAATACaattataagataaatgatacattaattatagaagtataataaataaatatctaaaaaagtcTTATACATATGGAGAATGTATAATCTTGTAAGGATGTACAAGCgaattaagattatatgatATGAATAAAATAAGTTGGTAGTGTATTAAAGTAATGTGAATCTTTAATATGAAACTCTTAAATATGATTTACTATACAGTGTGTGTGAttttgattcgaatcacatatgtGGATATACATGTAGTAAAGGTATTGTGTATTATTTGATTATGCATGACTGGACCGATATGTaataaatatcttttattaACGTGTTGTTTACCATGAAAGAGTTATTCATATCACTCATTAAAGTTTCTCGGAGAAGATGTTTCTTACAACTTCTGTTTTGAGAGCTTAATAACATGAGTGGCTGGGAACATGTTATACAATAGTAGAATTCAAGCTTTCCTAACAGATCGAATATTTGTTCCCTTAAAGTGTTAATTCTGTGAGTGCTAACAATTAGATCCAAATCTATAATAAGTTATAGATTTACTGTTCACATTGAATTAATGGAACATAAGGAGTCAAGAGataattagaagggtaaaataataagtttgatcAACTCTAATTATGAACTAATAATTGGAGGACAAACtacttatattgattatatcaatggactACAAGTAAGAATTCTGTAAATATAGTTCTATATTATtcaaagagtgcaattctatatttatagtggagtaataatgaaattaataaattagattattCTATTGATGAGATCAATAATAATCAAGTGTTTATTAGAGCTTCAAAATATAGGTTCATGGTCCTCGAGTCACCTCTATACAACATTGTACatggaaatattttatttgatgagtAAATTTGAGTGAGAATTAATTTCTATGAAAAGTAAATTCTTAAaggtaaaatagtaatttatgaaaattattgttttcaataattatgataattatgaattgtataattaaatagtatttaactatttcttaaataatattgaagaaataaatatattattttagagaaaataatatttactttaattcttgtgaaataagagattaatgagagttaatcaattattatttaatttttcaataaataataaataatcaactattatttattgatagaataaataataaattttatttatgttaaaaTTGATTTCTTAAAATATAGGCCACACGTGTGGGTCTGGCCCACACGTGTAGGATGACATATAAAGGTCCAtgttaattttgtttgattattttttataggttaaaataatttaaattaaattaattaattatcttttaaatGTTGAAGTAAATATATTATtggataaattatttaattaaaaaataatagtaaaataaaaggATTTAACTGGTTTctgttaatcaattataaaaaaattatatttgaatttaaattaaattagatattttcttttattttaaaggaTTAATTAAAAGGTTTTGTTTTAtaacattatatatatgatatatattattataaactaaTGGTATCCTCGTTTTTGACAGTGGACACGTGGAATCCAAATTAGCATTCAAGGCCCATCAGTGAGTCCCTCAATGAAGGTAAAGTGGGTCAAGTCCATTTAGACAAGTCCTTCCAGGAACGTATCTGTGACCATAGAGCCTTCCGCTATTGGCGAAGTGTTCCCAAAAGTTTGGTACCATGAGATCGGAGGGGTGAGACAGCGTGTTCCCAAAAGACTCTtctagttttctttttttattcctGCAACAATTAAGGAAATAATTGATTGCCAAATTTCAACAGGGCATCATATCAGAATAAATGGagaaacttcctaaaatgaatattAAGCAATTAATTCACAGTTTATTGCCCACAATCAAAGCACACAGTGTTGACCAAATCAAGCCAAATATGATCTGCCTAGTCAGTAAATCCTCTCCTTCGTGGGCTGGACTTCACAAGACAACCCAAGTGTGTTATTCACTGTAAACTCCCCaatagagagaaaagggaaaGTAAATGTTATTCTAAAACTACTATAAATACCTATCAAATCCTATGAATTAAGGGTTAAATTCTCTTGCAACACTTGCTCATAAAAACTTGAGGACATATATTCTTTGTATTCCTAAAAGCTTTTCAAGCTAAGAACTACTGAATAACACTGACTTGTGGACTAAGGCtaattaacgccccaaccacgtaaaaaactaTTTGTCCCTTTTTACTTtctcttttttaattattttatttcttcagtactaattatttaattagttttccaaaaaatttgGTAAATATTTTTGGTGCTTTCAATAAGAGTTGAAGGAAGTAGTGAGACCACTTATAGATTACATTCAAGTAATCATGGCCCTCACCTGAACAAAGTCTGATCATCGTTTTACTGATCCGAAGACCAAAGTAGGGGACTCTAATGATCCACATGAGGCGACTAGCCATCACAAAGGTTGCCAGGATAAAGATCAAAATTGAGATGATCCCATCATCAAAGATGCCAAGTCTTggtaaaaaaatgaataatttatagtgtatctatagagaatctttgattatttagattaaaataatggataattcatagcgtatctattcCTGACgaatagagcgttctatgtaattaGAAGTGtcattctaaatctatagtggagtcgggaggaattaataagatagagaatttacttggatAATATTATTGGGAGCTTGATTACATATGCCCATGTTAGGGCTGAACATTTTGAGCGGGTTTGACCCGAACCTGAGCAACCCGCCCGAACCCGAACTGGTGAACCcgcaaaaaaaaattttaaaaaaagtttcgggcgggttgggttcaacccggtacccttcgggtgggttggcgggttgagattttaggggtaccgggtttcgggttgaacccgcgaacccgcccgccaacccggtttataaatatattatatatattttttttattactatttttatatatataatatggattttagatttttatggactatggatattggatatggatgtattttgaaatattttagttttcacttttatcatgattcatgaacatgaatatgaagtttgatttgaatctttgataaataagttgtttgtttgttggttggattgattaatgcattttttcttcaataataaatactatgaacaaattgttatattatatatgcttaatttaataaataaaaaaattaaaaaaactaattatttcaataaaaaattaatttttttaaagagttgaccgagttgactgagttgaccgggtcaacccgccaacccgccaacccgctaaACCCAACCAaccgaaacccgccaacccgtgacccgccaacccaccaacccgccaacccgtgccctattcgggtccgggttcagtttcaatttttcgaacccgaaacccgtgaacctgaaacccgccaacccgaaaCCCGATAAACCCGCCTGATGTTCAGCCCTAGCCCATGTTCCCCGCACTAACTGggataatattattttgtagtctcaattaattaattttaattaatcaattagaattttaaataagactatgtcttgtttatgaattttcactaaacaagggcttatttgagaagaaaagaaattttagggtttgtttattaattaagagactttgaaatgtctaattaataaataagttaaatgataattttatttgataattattatttcataaaaacataaaaacaacaaaaaaaattacaaaaatacggtttcacagaattttaaacttttttacgatttttttgattttatttacataaaatacggtttttttatgttgaaatcttgttcatttgttgttaattttttattatctgtatgttattttttatttttaatttgatgttattttcttgttacttttatgtagttttcttgttgattttatgttgttttcgtgttattttttggaaaaccgtaaaaatgtaaaaaaaaacattcttcgaacgtaaaaatataaatattttacaaaagatggtgtcttatgtaattattccataattataattattaaatagataaaattgatatttatagAGATAGAGACATTTGAGAAAAGAaagataaattttaataaagtgACAAAATTAAAATCCAAGAGGCCCACAAGGGAATTCAACCATAAGGTTTcaattaaagtttattttatctttttttattccattttaaattCTAAACCTAACCCTAATACCTATCAtgtaaatagaaaattatagcTCTTATTTTCATAAACCAATTGATCGACTCTTTGTCAgacaaattataaaataaagagcctcttctatttttgaatttcttcttcttcttcttcttctcaataAGTCGAAGCCTATAGTGATTGAGAATACACCCACACATGTCAAAGTAATA
This window harbors:
- the LOC133032009 gene encoding secreted RxLR effector protein 161-like; the encoded protein is MVVRSLDVEKDPSRPREEHEELLGPEVPYLSAIGALMYLANCTRPDIAFSVNLLARFSSAPTYRHWKGIKHILRYLQGTIDKGLLYSNNCGSQLIGYADAGYLSDPHKARSQTGYLFTCGDTAISWRSTKQTLVATSSNHAEILAIHECV